DNA from Sorangium aterium:
CGCCGCTTGAAGCGCTGCGCGCGCTCGAGGAGGCCCTCGATCTCTGCGCGGGTGTAGTCCATCGTGGTCAGGAAGTGCCGCATCGGATGCCTCCTCGTTTGAACGGCGCGGAGCGGGCACTCGCATTGGAGCAAGCCTGGCGGTGATGTCAACGCTGCTCGCGGCGCGCGGCGCGGGCGGGCGATTCAAGGGGGCGGCGCCTCGCCTCCGGCGAGCGGGGACCGCTGCGCGATGCGACGAGAAACCGGGGTGAGCGTGGTTCGCTTCGAGGAGATCCCGGGAGCGGGAACCGATGCCGGTGGCGGGCACGCTCTCGTGCCGACAGGGCACGGTCTCGTGCCCGCCCCACCACCCGCTGGACGGGCTCCTCGGCAGTGTCGGGGATACCAGGATTGCAGGTGCTGATTTCAGGAACGAAAGGAGTACGCAGGTCCCCTAGGGAAAGACTCGCGGAAATCGAGGGTACAACCCTTGGCCTGCATCCTGCTAATCAAGTAGGGCAGAGCGCCCGTGACGGTTTTCCCCCCCCACCGTCGAATGGGCGCTCTTTTTTTGTGCTTTGATGGCGGGGTGGCGGGGTGGCGTGAAGGAGCGGGTGTTCCTGTGACGCTGGTCGTGATCCTCACGGTGCGCTGCGAGGCGCTCGACGCGTTCCGCGCATACGAGAGGAAGGCCGCGGCCGTGATGGCGCGGTACGGCGGCGCGATCGAGCGGACCGTGGTGACCGCGCCCGACGGCGCTGGGCTCACCCTGAAGGAGATCCACCTCGTCACGTTTCCGGATGAACAAGCCTTCTCGGCCTATCGCGGCGACGCCGGGCTCGGGGAGGTTGCGCACCTGCGGGACGCGTCGGTCGTTCATACCGAGATCCTGCGCGGGGAAGAGGGACCGCACTACCACCTCGCCCCTGTCTGATCGGCGCCGCGGTAGGGCGCTGCATCACGTCTCGAGGACGTTGCCGCGCTCCGCTTGCACGGGCGGCTCGGCGATGCACGCCGTGGCGACGCGCCGGAACCCGACCCGCTCATAGACGCGCGCGACGCGGTCGTTCTGCGCGGACAGGAACACGGTGCGGATCCCGGCGTCCAGCGCATGGCGGGCCAGAAGCGCGGTGACCGCGGCGGCGAGGCCGCGCCCCCGGGCCGCCGGCAGCGTCCCCACGCCGACGATCTCGGCGACGTCCTGCACGTGCTGGTAGCAGCCGGTGCAGAGCGGGCCGGCGAGCGCTCCCTCGCGGCCCCGAGCGGCCGCGTGCACCAGCGTTCCCTCGATCAGCGACGCGTGCCACGCGGCCGCCTGTCCGGCCGGGAGCGCGGCCGCGGCGGCCTCCCGCTCGGCCGGTCCCGCAGAGCCGACCGCGGTGTCGAGCGCGCCGAAGGCGACGTGCGCGACGGCCTGCACTTCGGCGAGATCCGGGTCCTGGGCGGTGATGATCGAGAGCGAGACGTCCTCCGGCAAAGGCGTCTGGCGGGGCTCGCCGCAGAGCACGAGCAGCGGGCAGCGCCGGACGTGCAGGCCGGCCGCCTCGGCCGTGGCGTCGAGCCCAGGGGTGGTCTCCAGCACCCACTCGAACGCCTCCGGGATCGAGAGTTGCCGCTGACGCGTGCGTACGGCGGCCACGTCCTCGACCGATGCGGCGCCGGCATGGCCGAGGGCGGGGCGGGCATAGTAGGGCCAGCCGTCGCCGCGGCGAACGAAGAGAGTCAGCGGTCCGTGGTCCTCTGCGTCAGCGCGCCAGCGAGGGACGGCATCGTAAAACCGCTCGATGGCGGTGAGGAGAGCGCTCACGGGCCGCGATTGTGTCACCTCACGCGCCCCGGCGCGAGGAGCGCCGGGCTCCTCGGAGAGGCCTTTCGGTGCTGGCGCCGAGCGGCGCCGGCGCCCGCCGTACACCGCGCGTCCAGGGGCCGGCGCCCGCCGTGCACCGCGCGTCCACGGGGCCGGCGCCCGCCGCCCGGGTGTAGACTCGTCCCATGTACCGACGTGGCTGTTGCGCGACCTGCGCCGCCCTTGCGCTCGCGACGCTCTCCTCCATCGGCTGCGGTCCCTCGCCAGCTCGACTGTCGTCTGGGGCCGCCGCCCCGGTCGAGCTCGTGCTTCCGCCCTCACGCCCAGGCGCGCCCGCGTCCAAGCTGGCGGCAGACGATCGGGAGTCCCGGATCGACGAGAAAGAGCGCCTGCCCTTCGTGGGCACGTGGATCAGCGAGGAGGACGGCTCGCTCCTCGAGCTGAGCGCGACGAGCTTCCACCTCCGCTTTCCCTACGAGGGTGCTCCGCGTGACCTCTACGCGCGCATCGTCTCGTACAACACCGAGCGTGGCCACATCGCGCTCGAGTACACGCGCATCCTGCAGGATGGAGTCGAGGAGCCCATCGAGGAGCCCTCCGTGTACATGCGCTACGAGATCCGCGAGGGCAGCCTGTACAAGCACGTCGACGACGGGGATTTCCCCGCCACCGTGGACGACGAGCGGTTCGTGCGGACCCCCGACCGGCGGTGAGCGCGCGCCGGGCCTCGACGCCCTCGCCCACAGGGGGGTCGTCGATGGGCCGATGGCCAGCGCTTCACCCGGGCGCTCGCTCCGCCAGAAGTCGAGCCGGTGTTCGGGCGACGCCGCTCAGCCCCGCCATGTCGCGGCCTGCAGCGTGACAGAGAAGCCCTCGCAGCGGCTCGCGCGGGCAGCGCTCCGGCTGCATGGCGCGACGCGAGGAGCTCGCTTCGGGCTGGATTTCCGTGTCGACGAGCGGTGCCGGTCCGGGCTCGGCGGCTCGGACAAGAGCCTGGCGGTCGACGTCGTCGGCTACGAGGCCGGTTTCACGCCGGCGCCCGGCCCCAACCACGAGCTGAATACGTATGTGGACTGGGCGGACACCCTGCCGACGGACCCGGAGGCGTGCCGCGATCTGTTTCTGGCTGCCACCCTGTACTACGAGGATAATGGGGTGATGGCCCGCGCAGAGATAGCGCAGAGACGCGGCATCTACGTCAATGGCGTGGGCTGCAACGTTGGCCTCAGTCACGGACTCAAGTTCTATACGCCCATGGTGGCCACCCACAGCTACCGCGTCGTCGTCACCGCCCGAACCGGCAATGGCAGCAGCTCCCCGACGCGAAAGTTCAGGATCCGTACGGTGTGGGAGCCGAGCTGAGCCGCCGATCGCCGGCGCGTGACGCCGGCGCTTCTCACACCCCGAGCACCACCCCTCCGCCCTCTCGCGCGTCGCCTCCGCGATCGCCTGCACGTAAAGCCGCGCCTGCGCCTCCTGCGCTGCGTGCGCCGTGCCCGCGTCGGAGCCGGTCTTGAGATCGACCACGGTCAGCCAGCGACCCCCCCAAGCCCGCAGCAAGCGCGCCGGACCCCCATCCGACGGATGACCGGTAAAAGTCGTCTGACGTCGAAGACCGTCCGATGCCGATGATAGCCCCGTGGCATTGTCACGGCGTTTGGTGTGACATGTCACGGTGTTTGGTGTGACATGTCACGGCTCTCTGCGTGACAGACACGTGCTCACCGCGGCTCGCACGGGCAGCGCTCCGGGCCCCTGGCGCGCCCTACAGGAGCTCTCTTCGTCTGGATTTACCGCCTTGCGGGGCCGTGCCGGACCGAGCTGGGGGCCTGGCGATGGCGTCGAGGCGGGAGGGGCGCTGCGTTGGCATGTGCGTTGCTGAACGCGACGGCGGCGGCGATGAGCCGGACCAAGGAAGGCCGTGGTGAAGAGGCGACTCGGCTCCACGCACTGGCGTGGGCGAACCAGCGCACCATGGCCTCCCGACGCCCGGCTGAACATCGCGATGCCATTTTCATACGCTTCACAAATGGAGATCTGAAAAGATGAGCCGAATCCATTCCGTAGTGGGATGCCTCTTTGCTGCCATGGCCGCGATGGCCACCACGGGCTGCGCCGTGGAGATGCAGGACGAACAGCGCGATGAAGACGTCGCGGAGGCGGAGCAGGCGTACGGTGAGTCTACATGCGCCACCGTCGGCGCGGCTGCGACGTACAGCGGCGGCTTCAACTACACCTCGCCGACGACGTACACCACGACAGGCTGCTATAAGGCGCAGGCGGTCGACGTCACCAACTACAGGAGCGGTTTCACTTCGCAGCCCGGTCCCGGCTACACGCTGCATACGTACGTGACCTGGGCGGACTCCCTGCCGACGAATGAAGAGGCATGCGAGGCGCTGATCTTGAAGGCCACCCTGTACCGTGAGGAGAACGGGGTCATGGTCAAGAAGGCGGAAGATACGCTGCACGGCAACTACGAGGACTTCGGTGGCTGCATGGTCGGCCCCCCGTGGGGAATCGACTTCAGTACGCTGACTCCGAATGAGCTTCTGTCCGGAGCCGACCACCGCATCGTTGTCACCGCTCGAACCGGCGACGGCGACTTCCCGACGCGGAGCTTCAAGATCAAGACGATGTGGGAGCCGTGATCTGATCCGTTGAGCGCCAGCGCGGCGCAGGCCGCGGCGGCGCCCCTCACACCCTGAGCACCACCCCTCTCGCCCTCTCGCCCGTCGCCTCCGCGATCGCCTGCACGTAGAGCCGCACCTGCGCCTCCTGCGCCGCGTGCGCCGTGCCCGCGTCGGAGCCGGTCTTGAAATCGACCACGGTCCAGATCCCCACGTCGCCCACGCTCTCGCGGAACGAGAGGTCGACGATGCCCTCGGCGATCGTCCCGTCCTCGAGCCGCAGGAGCAGCGGCGTCTCCCGCTCGCACGCGCCGCGCGCGGCGCTCTCCGCTGCGCGCCGGAGCAGCGGGTGCTCGAGCGCCGCGACCGCCGCCGCGACCGCCGCGTCGAGCTCCTCGGCCGGCGCCCCGAGCAGCCTCGCCTGCGCCGCCGCCACCGTCCTTACCTCGTCCTCGCCCGCCCGGAGATCCACCTCGGCCAGCACCGCGTGCACAAGCGTCCCGAACCGCTTGCCGTAGGGCCGGCCCTCGCGCGCGATCTCCGTTTGCTCGAACGAGATCACCGGCAACGCGTCCGCCCTCTCCCCGCGCGCCGCCCCGCCGCCGCTCCGCTG
Protein-coding regions in this window:
- a CDS encoding GNAT family N-acetyltransferase — encoded protein: MSALLTAIERFYDAVPRWRADAEDHGPLTLFVRRGDGWPYYARPALGHAGAASVEDVAAVRTRQRQLSIPEAFEWVLETTPGLDATAEAAGLHVRRCPLLVLCGEPRQTPLPEDVSLSIITAQDPDLAEVQAVAHVAFGALDTAVGSAGPAEREAAAAALPAGQAAAWHASLIEGTLVHAAARGREGALAGPLCTGCYQHVQDVAEIVGVGTLPAARGRGLAAAVTALLARHALDAGIRTVFLSAQNDRVARVYERVGFRRVATACIAEPPVQAERGNVLET